The proteins below are encoded in one region of Ricinus communis isolate WT05 ecotype wild-type chromosome 6, ASM1957865v1, whole genome shotgun sequence:
- the LOC112536733 gene encoding MADS-box protein SVP: MAKTRKLPMKKRETKKQRSVSFTKRRYGLFNKAAELFMLCDAQLALLVSSPCSRKVYSFGHPSVDVILDAFLENHLPIASDGKVKQRALSLLNEIKGLERDIKSSSTQRNKNLENVASGFSSVFECFENSQSIEELRPVVNALEKLVDEAKSRANNSVSCVLRNENGGDGVVQIADDSSLITTNGFCSLNQTDYISSCNISDTSPTAKIDSNNVLTLQDSDSVHNSDRTSVLPLNVPIGKKSNNLLELPESTSWIHYSGMKGKQVDSNIITDHVHNSGCVNGYKIIDGKTNSGQDENWDWANFSSSDITYQTVPAGNNYEDLLDWLFS; encoded by the exons ATGGCTAAAACAAGAAAGCTTCCTATGAAGAAGCGAGAAACTAAGAAGCAAAGATCTGTTAGTTTCACTAAAAGACGTTACGGCCTTTTTAACAAAGCAGCAGAACTGTTCATGCTTTGTGATGCTCAACTTGCTCTTCTTGTTTCCTCTCCTTGTTCACGAAAGGTTTACTCCTTTGGCCATCCTTCTGTCGATGTTATACTTGATGCTTTTCTTGAAAACCATCTTCCCATTGCCAGTGACGGTAAAGTTAAGCAACGGGCACTTTCTCTTTTGAATGAAATCAAAGGCTTAGAGAGAGATATTAAGAGTAGCAGCACTCAAAGAAACAAGAATTTAGAGAATGTAGCATCTGGGTTTTCTTCTGTTTTTGAGTGTTTTGAAAATTCCCAATCGATTGAGGAGTTGCGACCGGTGGTTAATGCTTTAGAGAAGTTGGTTGATGAGGCCAAGAGTAGGGCTAATAACTCAGTTTCTTGCGTtctaagaaatgaaaatggtGGGGATGGGGTTGTTCAAATCGCTGATGATTCCAGCTTAATAACTACTAATGGGTTTTGCAGTCTAAACCAAACTGATTATATTTCCTCTTGTAACATCAGTGATACTTCTCCAACTGCCAAAATTGACAGTAACAATGTATTGACCCTTCAAGACTCCGATTCTGTGCACAATTCTGATAGAACTAGTGTTCTTCCATTGAATGTTCCAATTGGCAAAAAGAGCAACAATTTATTAGAGCTGCCAGAGTCGACATCTTGGATCCATTACAGTG GGATGAAGGGCAAGCAGGTTGACAGCAACATAATCACTGATCACGTACACAACTCTGGTTGTGTAAATGggtataaaattattgatgGAAAGACCAATTCAGGACAAGATGAGAATTGGGACTGGGCTAATTTCAGCTCATCGGATATCACTTACCAAACTGTTCCTGCTGGTAATAACTATGAAGATTTACTGGACTGGCTTTTCTCCTGA